A window from Shewanella livingstonensis encodes these proteins:
- a CDS encoding efflux RND transporter periplasmic adaptor subunit — MIKKLGQCLFSTTILIIGYVGFIPNVIAAPPSSRAEKVVPVITATVEQHELSQSITLIGKLAATHSVMIAPQVAGKIDSIEITSNQHVSKGQALLTLDNRKAKASVTEAQAYYQDEVRKLNEFNKLIHVNAITQTEIEAQKSSVDIAFARLESAKTDLDYHTLTAPFSGNSGLINFSRGKMVSINESLLSLDDLTVLQLDLQVPEHYLSLLSTGMLVNATSRAWSKTTFTGNIIAIDPRVNSATLNLNIRSQFDNQKGQLKPGMMMSATLVFPSESSPIVPVQALEYSGTKRYVYVIDKDNVAKRTQVMLGARIKDQVLLESGINIGDHIVVQGLVNMRDGVKVKDLASQSTTSPVEQERK; from the coding sequence ATGATCAAAAAACTTGGCCAATGTCTATTTTCAACTACTATATTGATTATTGGATATGTTGGATTTATTCCCAATGTTATCGCCGCACCACCTTCTTCGCGCGCAGAAAAAGTGGTCCCTGTCATCACCGCCACTGTTGAACAGCATGAGCTTTCACAATCAATTACCTTAATAGGAAAGCTCGCAGCCACTCACTCGGTAATGATAGCGCCGCAAGTAGCAGGGAAAATAGACAGTATTGAAATCACATCCAACCAACACGTCAGTAAAGGCCAAGCATTACTGACGCTTGATAATCGCAAAGCCAAAGCCAGTGTCACCGAAGCACAAGCCTATTATCAAGATGAAGTCCGTAAGCTTAATGAGTTTAACAAGTTGATTCACGTTAACGCCATCACCCAAACTGAAATAGAAGCGCAAAAGTCTAGTGTGGATATCGCTTTCGCTCGACTAGAGTCAGCAAAAACAGACCTTGACTACCATACGTTAACGGCACCTTTTTCAGGTAACAGCGGCCTTATAAACTTCAGTCGCGGAAAAATGGTCAGTATCAACGAATCATTATTATCACTTGATGATTTGACCGTATTGCAACTTGATTTACAAGTTCCAGAACATTATCTATCACTATTAAGTACCGGTATGTTAGTAAACGCGACAAGCAGAGCTTGGAGTAAAACGACTTTTACAGGCAACATTATCGCGATTGATCCTCGGGTTAATTCAGCAACGCTCAATCTCAATATTCGTAGCCAGTTTGATAACCAAAAGGGCCAATTAAAACCCGGCATGATGATGTCTGCAACATTAGTTTTCCCTAGCGAGTCATCTCCTATTGTCCCAGTACAAGCGCTTGAATACTCTGGTACTAAACGTTATGTCTATGTAATAGATAAAGACAATGTCGCCAAACGGACCCAAGTGATGTTAGGCGCAAGAATTAAAGATCAAGTATTGCTTGAATCGGGCATCAACATTGGTGATCACATTGTGGTTCAAGGCCTAGTAAACATGCGTGACGGTGTCAAAGTGAAGGACTTAGCCTCTCAATCTACAACAAGTCCTGTTGAACAGGAGCGCAAATAA
- the ettA gene encoding energy-dependent translational throttle protein EttA: MAQFVYSMLRVGKIVPPKKQILKDISLSFFPGAKIGVLGLNGSGKSTLLRIMAGIDTEIEGEARPMPGLKIGYLPQEPKLNEQQTVREAVEEALSEAKNALTRLDEVYAAYAEPDADFDALAKEQGQLEAIIQSQDAHNMEHILERAANALRLPDWDEKIAVLSGGERRRVAICRLLLEKPEMLLLDEPTNHLDAESVAWLEHFLQEYTGTVVAITHDRYFLDNAAGWILELDRGEGIPWEGNYSSWLEQKDARLQQESSTESARQKTIAKELEWVRQGAKGRQSKGKARMARFEELNTNDYQKRNETNELFIPPGPRLGDKVIEVTNLTKSYGDRVLIDDLTFTVPKGAIVGIIGANGAGKSTLFKMISGDEQPDSGTISVGESVQIASVDQFRDSMNDKNTVWQEISGGQDIMRINNTEISSRAYVGRFNFRGGDQQKIIGTLSGGERNRVHLAKLLQAGGNVLLLDEPTNDLDIETLRALEEALLEFPGCAMVISHDRWFLDRIATHILDYRDEGKISFYEGNYTEYSTWLKDTLGTDVVEPHRLKYKRINK; the protein is encoded by the coding sequence AAAGCAAATTTTAAAAGACATTTCGTTAAGCTTCTTTCCTGGGGCAAAAATTGGTGTGCTCGGTTTAAACGGTTCTGGTAAATCGACCTTACTGCGCATTATGGCCGGTATCGACACCGAAATCGAAGGTGAAGCACGCCCAATGCCTGGGCTAAAAATTGGCTACTTACCGCAAGAACCTAAGTTAAATGAACAACAAACGGTACGTGAGGCGGTTGAAGAAGCCTTAAGTGAAGCTAAAAACGCATTGACTCGTTTAGATGAGGTTTATGCTGCTTATGCTGAGCCCGATGCAGATTTTGATGCCCTAGCCAAAGAGCAAGGTCAATTAGAGGCCATCATCCAATCTCAAGATGCACACAATATGGAGCATATTCTTGAGCGAGCTGCAAACGCATTACGCCTACCCGATTGGGATGAAAAAATTGCCGTACTATCTGGTGGTGAACGCCGTCGTGTCGCTATTTGTCGCTTGTTACTTGAAAAGCCAGAAATGCTATTACTCGATGAGCCAACCAACCACTTGGATGCTGAGTCAGTCGCCTGGCTAGAACACTTTTTACAAGAATATACCGGTACTGTTGTGGCCATCACCCATGACCGATACTTCTTAGATAACGCTGCTGGGTGGATTTTAGAACTCGACCGCGGTGAAGGTATTCCGTGGGAAGGCAATTACTCTTCATGGCTTGAACAAAAAGATGCTCGCTTACAGCAAGAGTCTTCAACAGAAAGTGCTCGTCAAAAGACCATTGCTAAAGAATTAGAATGGGTACGTCAAGGTGCTAAAGGTCGTCAGTCAAAGGGTAAAGCTCGTATGGCTCGTTTTGAAGAGCTAAACACCAATGACTACCAAAAGCGTAACGAAACTAACGAACTGTTTATTCCACCAGGGCCGCGTCTTGGTGACAAAGTTATCGAAGTGACTAATTTAACCAAGTCATATGGTGACCGCGTATTGATTGATGATTTAACATTCACGGTGCCAAAAGGCGCGATCGTCGGCATTATTGGTGCTAACGGTGCCGGTAAATCAACCTTATTCAAAATGATCTCAGGCGATGAACAACCAGACAGTGGCACTATTTCTGTCGGTGAGTCAGTTCAAATTGCCTCTGTAGATCAGTTCCGCGATTCAATGAATGATAAGAATACTGTCTGGCAAGAAATTTCTGGCGGCCAAGATATTATGCGCATCAACAATACTGAAATCTCAAGTCGTGCTTATGTTGGCCGCTTTAACTTCCGTGGTGGCGATCAGCAAAAGATTATTGGCACCTTATCGGGTGGTGAACGCAACCGAGTTCACTTAGCCAAATTATTACAAGCTGGTGGTAACGTATTGTTACTCGACGAACCGACCAACGATTTGGATATCGAAACATTACGCGCTCTTGAGGAAGCCTTGTTAGAGTTCCCAGGTTGTGCAATGGTTATTTCCCATGACCGTTGGTTCCTCGACCGTATTGCAACCCATATTCTGGATTATCGAGATGAAGGCAAAATAAGCTTTTATGAAGGTAACTATACAGAGTATTCAACCTGGTTAAAGGATACATTAGGCACTGATGTTGTTGAACCTCATCGATTAAAATACAAGCGTATAAATAAGTAA